A single genomic interval of Gouania willdenowi chromosome 10, fGouWil2.1, whole genome shotgun sequence harbors:
- the LOC114471237 gene encoding protocadherin beta-16-like: MNLQLLLFICLLSVYSVCGQVSYSIPEEMSKGSLVGNIAQDLGLEIKRLISGKAKIYTRSSDEYMELNRERGVLLVKQRIDREALCTETALCALHFQIILENPMEFYTVTVQITDINDNAPTFKNNEIHFKISESATIGAKFNLERALDNDSGKNRVENYVLNSTDHFALKMHNNADGHKNVEMVLQKPLDREKQEQISLVLTAVDGGEPQMSGTMMIAITVLDVNDNAPVFTQQTYKATVTENSPKGTIVATVTASDADHGSNSKITYFITNALESVRNVFEINKENGQISVIGNIDFEKSKQFELNLHAIDEGGLTDTCKLLIEVQDVNDNTPEINIMSKSTVISEDAKINTVVTMINVEDQDSEENGNMKCFISENIPFILKGSSNNFYSLVTDSELDRELSSEYNITVTCSDEGLPSLSSSVTLTLQISDVNDNAPVFERSSYEAYIVENNTPGLSIFTVKATDADWNQNARVSYILEDSSVNGVPVSSYVSVSADSGVIHAVRSLDYEHIKDFHFRVKAQDGGSPPLSSNVTVKILIQDQNDNPPQVLYPVQTGGSVVAEMVPRSADVGYLVTKVVAVDVDSGQNAWLSYKLQKATDRALFEVGLQNGEIRTIRQVSDKDAVKQRLTVIVEDNGQPSRSATVIVNVAVADSFPEVLSEFTDFTHDKEYKDNLTFYLVLALAVVSFLFITCLVVIISVKIYRWRQSRILYQSKLPVIPYYPPRYSDTLGTGTLPHVYNYEVCRTTDSRKSDCKFGRAGSQNVLIMEPSSTGTMQRIQSDRNILDEPDSPLEVS, translated from the coding sequence ATGAATCTGCAACTGCTGTTGTTCATCTGTCTGCTCTCCGTGTACTCAGTGTGCGGGCAGGTCAGCTATTCAATCCCAGAGGAAATGTCCAAAGGCTCTTTAGTGGGAAACATAGCGCAGGATTTAGGACTAGAAATCAAACGTCTGATTTCAGGAAAAGCTAAAATCTACACGAGAAGCAGCGACGAGTACATGGAGCTGAACAGAGAGAGAGGCGTCCTGCTCGTCAAACAGAGGATAGACAGAGAGGCGCTGTGCACGGAGACTGCGCTTTGTGCGCTGCATTTTCAGATCATTTTAGAAAACCCGATGGAGTTTTACACAGTCACTGTTCAGATCACAGATATTAATGATAACGCAccgacatttaaaaataatgagatacattttaaaatcagtgAATCAGCGACCATTGGGGCAAAATTTAACCTGGAGAGAGCATTAGACAATGATTCAGGAAAAAATAGGGTTGAAAATTACGTTTTAAATTCGACGGATCATTTTGCACTTAAAATGCACAATAACGCAGACGGTCATAAAAATGTAGAGATGGTGCTGCAGAAGCCTTTAGACAGAGAGAAACAGGAGCAGATCTCTCTGGTGTTAACAGCCGTAGACGGAGGAGAGCCGCAGATGTCAGGAACAATGATGATCGCCATTACAGTCTTAGACGTCAATGATAACGCTCCTGTTTTTACACAGCAAACATACAAAGCTACAGTTACTGAGAATTCACCTAAAGGTACGATTGTAGCGACTGTGACAGCTTCAGATGCTGATCACGGATCTAACAGTAAAATCACTTATTTTATCACTAATGCATTGGAAAGTGTCAGGAATGTTTTtgagataaataaagaaaatggtCAGATATCTGTAATTGGAAACATTGActttgaaaaatcaaaacagtttGAATTAAATTTACATGCAATTGATGAAGGAGGACTCACAGATACTTGTAAATTATTAATTGAAGTACAAGATGTAAATGACAACACACCTGAAATTAATATAATGTCAAAGTCCACTGTGATTTCAGaagatgctaaaataaacacagttgttacaatgATAAATGTTGAGGATCAAGACTCAGAAGAAAATGGAaatatgaaatgttttattagtgaaaatATACCTTTTATACTGAAAGGCTCCTCTAATAATTTCTACAGTCTGGTAACAGACAGTGAGTTGGACAGAGAGCTGTCCTCTGAGTATAACATCACAGTGACCTGCTCTGATGAGGGATTGCCCTCCCTCTCCAGCAGCGTCACTCTCACCTTACAGATCTCTGATGTTAATGACAACGCGCCTGTCTTTGAGAGGAGCTCATATGAGGCCTACATTGTAGAAAACAACACACCAGGCCTCTCTATATTCACAGTGAAAGCCACAGACGCTGACTGGAACCAGAATGCCCGTGTTTCTTACATACTGGAGGACTCCTCTGTTAACGGAGTGCCAGTCTCCTCATATGTGTCCGTCAGTGCTGACAGTGGAGTCATCCACGCAGTGCGCTCTTTGGACTACGAGCACATCAAAGATTTCCACTTCAGGGTCAAAGCTCAGGATGGAGGTTCTCCTCCTCTCAGCAGCAACGTGACAGTGAAAATCCTGATCCAGGACCAGAACGACAACCCCCCTCAGGTGCTGTACCCAGTCCAGACTGGTGGCTCTGTGGTGGCTGAGATGGTTCCCCGTTCAGCAGATGTGGGCTATCTGGTGACTAAAGTGGTGGCTGTTGATGTGGACTCTGGACAGAATGCCTGGCTCTCGTATAAACTGCAGAAAGCCACAGACAGGGCGCTGTTTGAAGTGGGCTTACAGAATGGAGAGATCAGAACTATCCGCCAAGTTAGTGATAAAGATGCAGTGAAACAAAGACTGACTGTTATAGTGGAGGACAACGGGCAGCCCTCTCGTTCAGCTACAGTCATTGTGAACGTGGCGGTGGCCGACAGCTTCCCTGAAGTGCTGTCAGAGTTCACTGACTTCACACACGACAAGGAGTACAAGGACAACCTGACTTTTTACTTAGTGCTGGCTCTGGCTGTAGTCTCCTTCCTGTTCATCACCTGTTTAGTGGTGATCATCTCAGTGAAGATCTACAGATGGAGACAGTCTCGCATCCTGTATCAGTCCAAGCTGCCTGTGATCCCATATTATCCACCACGTTACTCAGACACTTTGGGGACAGGGACTCTCCCACACGTGTACAATTACGAGGTGTGCAGGACCACAGACTCCAGAAAGAGTGACTGTAAGTTCGGCAGAGCTGGTAGTCAGAACGTGCTGATAATGGAGCCCAGTTCAACAGGGACCATGCAGCGGATACAGAGTGACAGGAACATCCTGGATGAACCAGACTCTCCTCTGGAGGTTAGTTAA
- the LOC114471241 gene encoding protocadherin beta-16-like translates to MNLQVLLFICLLSVYSVCGQVSYSIPEEMSKGSLVGNIAQDLGLEIKRLISGKAKIYTRSSDEYMELNRERGVLLVKQRIDREALCTETALCALHFQIILESPIEFYTVTVQITDINDNVPTFEKNEIHFKISESANVGAKFELELADDQDIGKNGVQHYELKPTDNFALKLHNSADGNTNVEMVLQKPLDREKQEQISLVLTAVDGGEPQMSGTMMIAITVLDANDNAPVFTQQTYKATVTENSPKGTIVATVTASDADHGSNSKITYSINNAVKNAKNMFEINKENGQISVIGNIDFEKSIQFQLNLRAFDEGGLTDSCKLIIEVQDVNDNTPEINIMSKSTVISEDAKINTVVTVINVEDLDSGENGNVRCFISENIPFVLKTTSNNFYSLVTDSELDRELSSEYNITVTCSDEGVPSLSSSVTLTLQISDVNDNAPVFERSSYEAYIVENNTPGLSIFTVKATDADWNQNARVSYILEDSSVNGVPVSSYVSVSADSGVVHAVRSLDYEHIKDFNFRVKAQDGGSPPLSSNVTVKILIQDQNDNPPQVLYPVQTGGSVVAEMVPRSADVGYLVTKVVAVDVDSGQNAWLSYKLQKATDRALFEVGLQNGEIRTIRQVSDKDAVKQRLTVIVEDNGQPSRSATVIVNVAVADSFPEVLSEFTDFTHDKEYKDNLTFYLVLALAVVSFLFITCLVVIISVKIYRWRQSRILYQSKLPVIPYYPPRYSDTLGTGTLPHVYNYEVCRTTDSRKSDCKFGRAGSQNVLIMEPSSTGTIQRIQSDRNILDEPDSPLEVS, encoded by the coding sequence ATGAATCTGCAAGTGCTGTTGTTCATCTGTCTGCTCTCCGTGTACTCAGTGTGCGGGCAGGTCAGCTATTCAATCCCAGAGGAAATGTCCAAAGGCTCTTTAGTGGGAAACATAGCGCAGGATTTAGGACTAGAAATCAAACGTCTGATTTCAGGAAAAGCTAAAATCTACACGAGAAGCAGCGACGAGTACATGGAGCTGAACAGAGAGAGAGGCGTCCTGCTCGTCAAACAGAGGATAGACAGAGAGGCGCTGTGCACGGAGACTGCGCTTTGTGCGCTGCATTTTCAGATCATTTTAGAAAGTCCGATTGAATTTTACACAGTCACTGTTCAGATCACAGATATTAATGATAACGTACCGACATTTGAGAAAAACgagatacattttaaaatcagtgAATCAGCAAATGTGGGAGCAAAATTTGAGCTGGAGCTAGCTGATGATCAGGATATAGGAAAAAATGGAGTTCAACATTATGAATTAAAACCGACTGATAACTTTGCTTTAAAATTACATAATAGTGCGGATGGAAACACAAATGTAGAGATGGTGCTGCAGAAGCCTTTAGACAGAGAGAAACAGGAGCAGATCTCTCTGGTGTTAACAGCCGTAGACGGAGGAGAGCCGCAGATGTCAGGAACAATGATGATCGCCATTACAGTCTTAGACGCAAATGATAACGCTCCTGTTTTTACACAGCAAACATACAAAGCTACAGTTACTGAGAATTCACCTAAAGGTACGATTGTAGCGACTGTGACAGCTTCAGATGCTGATCACGGATCTAACAGTAAAATCACTTATTCCATCAATAATGctgtaaaaaatgcaaaaaatatgtttgagataaacaaagaaaatggtCAGATATCTGTAATTGGAAACATTGACTTTGAAAAATcaatacaatttcaattaaatttaCGTGCATTTGATGAAGGAGGACTGACAGACTCTTGTAAATTAATAATTGAAGTACAAGATGTAAATGACAACACACCTGAAATTAATATAATGTCAAAGTCCACTGTGATTTCAGaagatgctaaaataaacacagtTGTTACAGTAATAAATGTTGAGGATCTAGACTCAGGGGAAAATGGAAATGTGAGAtgttttattagtgaaaatATTCCTTTTGTGCTGAAAACAACATCCAATAATTTCTACAGCCTGGTAACAGACAGTGAGTTGGACAGAGAGCTGTCCTCTGAGTATAACATCACAGTGACCTGCTCTGATGAGGGAGTGCCCTCCCTCTCCAGCAGCGTCACTCTCACCTTACAGATCTCTGATGTTAATGACAACGCGCCTGTCTTTGAGAGGAGCTCATATGAGGCCTACATTGTAGAAAACAACACACCAGGCCTCTCTATATTCACAGTGAAAGCCACAGACGCTGACTGGAACCAGAATGCCCGTGTTTCTTACATACTGGAGGACTCCTCTGTTAACGGAGTGCCAGTCTCCTCATATGTGTCCGTCAGTGCTGACAGTGGAGTCGTCCACGCAGTGCGCTCTTTGGACTACGAACACATCAAAGATTTTAACTTCAGGGTCAAAGCTCAGGATGGAGGTTCTCCTCCTCTCAGCAGTAACGTGACAGTGAAAATCCTGATTCAGGACCAGAACGACAACCCCCCTCAGGTGCTGTACCCAGTCCAGACTGGTGGCTCTGTGGTGGCTGAGATGGTTCCCCGTTCAGCAGATGTGGGCTATCTGGTGACTAAAGTGGTGGCTGTTGATGTGGACTCTGGACAGAATGCCTGGCTCTCGTATAAACTGCAGAAAGCCACAGACAGGGCGCTGTTTGAAGTGGGCTTACAGAATGGAGAGATCAGAACTATCCGCCAAGTGAGTGATAAAGATGCAGTGAAACAAAGACTGACTGTTATAGTGGAGGACAACGGGCAGCCCTCTCGTTCAGCTACAGTCATTGTGAACGTGGCGGTGGCCGACAGCTTCCCTGAAGTGCTGTCAGAGTTCACTGACTTCACACACGACAAGGAGTACAAGGACAACCTGACTTTTTACTTAGTGCTGGCTCTGGCTGTAGTCTCCTTCCTGTTCATCACCTGTTTAGTGGTGATCATCTCAGTGAAGATCTACAGATGGAGACAGTCTCGCATCCTGTATCAGTCCAAGCTGCCTGTGATCCCATATTATCCACCACGTTACTCAGACACTTTGGGGACAGGGACTCTCCCACACGTGTACAATTACGAGGTGTGCAGGACCACAGACTCCAGAAAGAGTGACTGTAAGTTCGGCAGAGCTGGTAGTCAGAACGTGCTGATAATGGAGCCCAGTTCAACAGGGACCATACAGCGGATACAGAGTGACAGGAACATCCTGGATGAACCAGATTCTCCTCTGGAGGTTAGTTAA
- the LOC114471477 gene encoding protocadherin beta-16-like, whose product MNLQVLLFICLLSVYSVCGQVSYSIPEEMSKGSLVGNIAQDLGLEIKRLISGKAKIYTRSSDEYMELNRERGVLLVKQRIDREALCTETALCALHFQIILENPMEFYTVTVQITDINDNAPTFKNNEMRFKISESATIGVKFELELADDQDIGKNGVQHYELKPTDNFALKLHNSADGNTNVEMVLQKPLDREKQEQISLVLTAVDGGEPQMSGTMMIAITVLDVNDNAPVFTQQTYKATVTENSPKGTIVATVTASDADHGSNSKITYSINNAVKNAKDMFEINKENGQISVIGDIDFEKSIQFQLNLGAIDEGGLTDSCKLFIEVQDVNDNTPEINIMSKSTVISEDAKINTVVTMINVEDQDSGENGNMRCFISENIPFILKGSSNNFYSLVTDSELDRELSSEYNITVTCSDEGVPSLSSSVTLTLQISDVNDNAPVFERSSYEAYIVENNTPGLSIFTVKATDADWNQNARVSYILEDSSVNGVPVSSYVSVSADSGVIHAVRSLDYEHIKDFHFRVKAQDGGSPPLSSNVTVKILIQDQNDNPPQVLYPVQTGGSVVAEMVPRSADVGYLVTKVVAVDVDSGQNAWLSYKLQKATDRALFEVGLQNGEIRTIRQVSDKDAVKQRLTVIVEDNGQPSRSATVIVNVAVADSFPEVLSEFTDFTHDKEYKDNLTFYLVLALAVVSFLFITCLVVIISVKIYRWRQSRILYQSKLPVIPYYPPRYSDTLGTGTLPHVYNYEVCRTTDSRKSDCKFGRAGSQNVLIMEPSSTGTMQRIQSDRNILDEPDSPLEVS is encoded by the coding sequence ATGAATCTGCAAGTGCTGTTGTTCATCTGTCTGCTCTCCGTGTACTCAGTGTGCGGGCAGGTCAGCTATTCAATCCCAGAGGAAATGTCCAAAGGCTCTTTAGTGGGAAACATAGCGCAGGATTTAGGACTAGAAATCAAACGTCTGATTTCAGGAAAAGCTAAAATCTACACGAGAAGCAGCGACGAGTACATGGAGCTGAACAGAGAGAGAGGCGTCCTGCTCGTCAAACAGAGGATAGACAGAGAGGCGCTGTGCACGGAGACTGCGCTTTGTGCGCTGCATTTTCAGATCATTTTAGAAAACCCGATGGAGTTTTACACAGTCACTGTTCAGATCACAGATATTAATGATAACGCACCGACATTTAAGAATAATGAAATGAGATTTAAAATCAGTGAATCAGCGACCATCGGGGTCAAATTTGAGCTGGAGCTAGCAGATGATCAGGATATAGGAAAGAATGGAGTTCAACACTATGAATTAAAACCAACTGATAACTTTGCTTTAAAATTACATAATAGTGCAGATGGAAACACAAATGTAGAGATGGTGCTGCAGAAGCCTTTAGACAGAGAGAAACAGGAGCAGATCTCTCTGGTGTTAACAGCCGTAGACGGAGGAGAGCCGCAGATGTCAGGAACAATGATGATCGCCATTACAGTCTTAGACGTCAATGATAACGCTCCTGTTTTTACACAGCAAACATACAAAGCTACAGTTACTGAGAATTCACCTAAAGGTACGATTGTAGCGACTGTGACAGCTTCAGATGCTGATCACGGATCTAACAGTAAAATCACTTATTCCATCAATAATGCTGTAAAAAATGCCAAAGATATGTTTGagataaacaaagaaaatggtCAGATATCTGTAATTGGAGACATTGACTTTGAAAAATcaatacaatttcaattaaatttagGTGCAATTGATGAAGGAGGACTGACAGACTCATGTAAATTATTCATTGAAGTACAAGATGTAAATGACAACACACCTGAAATTAATATAATGTCAAAGTCCACTGTGATTTCAGaagatgctaaaataaacacagtTGTGACAATGATAAATGTTGAGGATCAAGACTCAGGAGAAAATGGAAATATGAGAtgttttattagtgaaaatATACCTTTTATACTGAAAGGCTCCTCCAATAATTTCTACAGTCTGGTAACAGACAGTGAGTTGGACAGAGAGCTGTCCTCTGAGTATAACATCACAGTGACCTGCTCTGATGAGGGAGTGCCCTCCCTCTCCAGCAGCGTCACTCTCACCTTACAGATCTCTGATGTTAATGACAACGCGCCTGTCTTTGAGAGGAGCTCATATGAGGCCTACATTGTAGAAAACAACACACCAGGCCTCTCTATATTCACAGTGAAAGCCACAGACGCTGACTGGAACCAGAATGCCCGTGTTTCTTACATACTGGAGGACTCCTCTGTTAACGGAGTGCCAGTCTCCTCATATGTGTCCGTCAGTGCTGACAGTGGAGTCATCCACGCAGTGCGCTCTTTGGACTACGAACACATCAAAGATTTCCACTTCAGAGTCAAAGCTCAGGATGGAGGTTCTCCTCCTCTCAGCAGCAACGTGACAGTGAAAATCCTGATCCAGGACCAGAATGACAACCCCCCTCAGGTGCTGTACCCAGTCCAGACTGGTGGCTCTGTGGTGGCTGAGATGGTTCCCCGTTCAGCAGATGTGGGCTATCTGGTGACTAAAGTGGTGGCTGTTGATGTGGACTCTGGACAGAATGCCTGGCTCTCGTATAAACTGCAGAAAGCCACAGACAGGGCGCTGTTTGAAGTGGGCTTACAGAATGGAGAGATCAGAACTATCCGCCAAGTGAGTGATAAAGATGCAGTGAAACAAAGACTGACTGTTATAGTGGAGGACAACGGGCAGCCCTCTCGTTCAGCTACAGTCATTGTGAACGTGGCGGTGGCCGACAGCTTCCCTGAAGTGCTGTCAGAGTTCACTGACTTCACACACGACAAGGAGTACAAGGACAACCTGACTTTTTACTTAGTGCTGGCTCTGGCTGTAGTCTCCTTCCTGTTCATCACCTGTTTAGTGGTGATCATCTCAGTGAAGATCTACAGATGGAGACAGTCTCGCATCCTGTATCAGTCCAAGCTGCCTGTGATCCCATATTATCCACCACGTTACTCAGACACTTTGGGGACAGGGACTCTCCCACACGTGTACAATTACGAGGTGTGCAGGACCACAGACTCCAGAAAGAGTGACTGTAAGTTCGGCAGAGCTGGTAGTCAGAACGTGCTGATAATGGAGCCCAGTTCAACAGGGACCATGCAGCGAATACAGAGTGACAGGAACATCCTGGATGAACCAGACTCTCCTCTGGAGGTTAGTTAA
- the LOC114471239 gene encoding protocadherin beta-16-like produces the protein MNLQVLLFICLLSVYSVCGQVSYSIPEEMSKGSLVGNIAQDLGLEIKRLISGKAKIYTRSSDEYMELNRERGVLLVKQRIDREALCTETALCALHFQIILENPIEFYTVTVQITDINDNVPTFEKKEIHFKISESANVGEKFELDRAVDRDAGKNRVEIYTLKPTDHFAVKVRNNADGHKNVEMVLQKPLDREKQEQISLVLTAVDGGEPQMSGTMMIAITVLDVNDNAPVFTQQTYKATVTENSPKGTIVATVTASDADHGSNSKITYSIINALESVRNVFEINKENGQISVIGNIDFEKSKQFQLNVRAIDEGGLTDTCKLLIEVQDVNDNIPEINIMSKSTVISEDAKINTVVTVINVEDQDSGENGKMKCFISENIPFILKTTSNNFYSLVTDSELDRELSSEYNITVTCSDEGVPSLSSSVTLTLQISDVNDNAPVFERSSYEAYIVENNTPGLSIFTVKATDADWNQNARVSYILEDSSVNGVPVSSYVSVSADSGVIHAVRSLDYEHIKDFHFRVKAQDGGSPPLSSNVTVKILIQDQNDNPPQVLYPVQTGGSVVAEMVPRSADVGYLVTKVVAVDVDSGQNAWLSYKLQKATDRALFEVGLQNGEIRTIRQVSDKDAVKQRLTVIVEDNGQPSRSATVIVNVAVADSFPEVLSEFTDFTHDKEYKDNLTFYLVLALAVVSFLFITCLVVIISVKIYRWRQSRILYQSKLPVIPYYPPRYSDTLGTGTLPHVYNYEVCRTTDSRKSDCKFGRAGSQNVLIMEPSSTGTMQRIQSDRNILDEPDSPLEVS, from the coding sequence ATGAATCTGCAAGTGCTGTTGTTCATCTGTCTGCTCTCCGTGTACTCAGTGTGCGGGCAGGTCAGCTATTCAATCCCAGAGGAAATGTCCAAAGGCTCTTTAGTGGGAAACATAGCGCAGGATTTAGGACTAGAAATCAAACGTCTGATTTCAGGAAAAGCTAAAATCTACACGAGAAGCAGCGACGAGTACATGGAGCTGAACAGAGAGAGAGGCGTCCTGCTCGTCAAACAGAGGATAGACAGAGAGGCGCTGTGCACGGAGACTGCGCTTTGTGCGCTGCATTTTCAGATCATTTTAGAAAACCCGATTGAATTTTACACAGTCACTGTTCAGATCACAGATATTAATGATAATGTACCAACATTTGAGAAAAaggaaattcattttaaaatcagtGAATCAGCAAATGTGGGAGAAAAATTTGAGCTGGACAGAGCTGTTGACCGTGACGCAGGGAAAAATCGAGTTgaaatttacacattaaaaccaACGGATCATTTTGCTGTAAAAGTACGAAATAACGCAGACGGTCATAAAAATGTAGAGATGGTGCTGCAGAAGCCTTTAGACAGAGAGAAACAGGAGCAGATCTCTCTGGTGTTAACAGCCGTAGACGGAGGAGAGCCGCAGATGTCAGGAACAATGATGATCGCCATTACAGTCTTAGACGTCAATGATAACGCTCCTGTTTTTACACAGCAAACATACAAAGCTACAGTTACTGAGAATTCACCTAAAGGTACGATTGTAGCGACTGTGACAGCTTCAGATGCTGATCACGGATCTAACAGTAAAATAACTTATTCTATCATTAATGCATTGGAAAGTGTCAGGAATGTTTTtgagataaataaagaaaatggtCAGATATCTGTAATTggaaacattgattttgaaaaatcaaaacagtttCAATTAAATGTACGTGCAATTGATGAAGGAGGACTCACTGATACTTGTAAATTATTAATTGAAGTACAAGATGTAAATGACAACATACCTGAAATTAACATAATGTCAAAGTCCACTGTGATTTCAGaagatgctaaaataaacacagtTGTTACAGTAATAAATGTTGAGGATCAAGACTCAggggaaaatggaaaaatgaaatgttttattagtgaaaatATACCTTTTATACTGAAAACAACATCCAATAATTTCTACAGCCTGGTAACAGACAGTGAGTTGGACAGAGAGCTGTCCTCTGAGTATAACATCACAGTGACCTGCTCTGATGAGGGAGTGCCCTCCCTCTCCAGCAGCGTCACTCTCACCTTACAGATCTCTGATGTTAATGACAACGCGCCTGTCTTTGAGAGGAGCTCATATGAGGCCTACATTGTAGAAAACAACACACCAGGCCTCTCTATATTCACAGTGAAAGCCACAGACGCTGACTGGAACCAGAATGCCCGTGTTTCTTACATACTGGAGGACTCCTCTGTTAACGGAGTGCCAGTCTCCTCATATGTGTCCGTCAGTGCTGACAGTGGAGTCATCCACGCAGTGCGCTCTTTGGACTACGAGCACATCAAAGATTTCCACTTCAGGGTCAAAGCTCAGGATGGAGGTTCTCCTCCTCTCAGCAGCAACGTGACAGTGAAAATCCTGATCCAGGACCAGAACGACAACCCCCCTCAGGTGCTGTACCCAGTCCAGACTGGTGGCTCTGTGGTGGCTGAGATGGTTCCCCGTTCAGCAGATGTGGGCTATCTGGTGACTAAAGTGGTGGCTGTTGATGTGGACTCTGGACAGAATGCCTGGCTCTCGTATAAACTGCAGAAAGCCACAGACAGGGCGCTGTTTGAAGTGGGCTTACAGAATGGAGAGATCAGAACTATCCGCCAAGTGAGTGATAAAGATGCAGTGAAACAAAGACTGACTGTTATAGTGGAGGACAACGGGCAGCCCTCTCGTTCAGCTACAGTCATTGTGAACGTGGCGGTGGCCGACAGCTTCCCTGAAGTGCTATCAGAGTTCACTGACTTCACACACGACAAGGAGTACAAGGACAACCTGACTTTTTACTTAGTGCTGGCTCTGGCTGTAGTCTCCTTCCTGTTCATCACCTGTTTAGTGGTGATCATCTCAGTGAAGATCTACAGATGGAGACAGTCTCGCATCCTGTATCAGTCCAAGCTGCCTGTGATCCCATATTATCCACCACGTTACTCAGACACTTTGGGGACAGGGACTCTCCCACACGTGTACAATTACGAGGTGTGCAGGACCACAGACTCCAGAAAGAGTGACTGTAAGTTCGGCAGAGCTGGTAGTCAGAACGTGCTGATAATGGAGCCCAGTTCAACAGGGACCATGCAGCGGATACAGAGTGACAGGAACATCCTGGATGAACCAGACTCTCCTCTGGAGGTTAGTTAA